AGGAAACATTTCCGTCAAAGAAAAGGCTGAACTTGTTGTTCATGGGCATATAGTGATCAGTGACATCGATGCCAATGCTTTTGGTGGTCATGTTTTACCAGGATGTTTAGTTGATGCGACGGCAGAGCTTGTATTAATTGCGGCGGAAAGTGGATCCCTTACAAGGGAACTTGATCCACAGAGAAATCTCTACTTATGGGCCCTGTAGAAGTAGCTACGTTACTTAAAGCGCATTATACCGTCCAAAGTCATTATAAAACTTTTTCAATTTGGCGCTATTCCTCTAGGTCTAAAAAAGTGCTGTCTTCACCAAACTTTCCTTCAAACAAAACACAAATTTTGCGCTTAATAGCCTCATTTCCAACATACAAAAGATGGCTCTCACAGTTGTTTTTGCAATCAGACGCACCAAATTTCGGAATTAGAACCTTTGCCTTCATTTGGCTTCTGATAAATTGATTTATCTCACACTCAGAATTCGGGTTGCCTGAAACAGCAGCTATAGCCTCTATGCTAGCCTCTTTTTTGGAGAGTAAGAAATCGATGTGCCAATGTTTCTTTTTCAAAGTCTTAAGATGTCTTGCAAGCCTGTTTGGCAAACTAGTTGCACCTTTTCCGAGGGCAGAACCTGTGTAAACGTAGTATCCTGGCAAGAACGTTTCTGTGCCGAGTTTTCCTACATTTACTTTTAGTTCGTTTGATACAAGGATTATTAGCGTATAGGTTCCTTTCTTGGGTAGCTTTTTAAGGAAATATCGCTGTTCCTTGGCTGAGTTTTGAGCTGCCTCGGTAATTAGAAACCCACCGTCGTAGCTAAAAGGAATATTCCAACAAAGTTCAAGGCTACAAACACTACCAAAACAATTATGGCTCTACATTCTTTAGCTTTGTAGAGAGTATCTATTCCAAGATAATTAACGATAGGCGTGACAACAGA
This genomic window from Candidatus Bathyarchaeota archaeon contains:
- a CDS encoding DUF123 domain-containing protein; the protein is MPGYYVYTGSALGKGATSLPNRLARHLKTLKKKHWHIDFLLSKKEASIEAIAAVSGNPNSECEINQFIRSQMKAKVLIPKFGASDCKNNCESHLLYVGNEAIKRKICVLFEGKFGEDSTFLDLEE